A DNA window from Onychostoma macrolepis isolate SWU-2019 chromosome 13, ASM1243209v1, whole genome shotgun sequence contains the following coding sequences:
- the nat8 gene encoding probable N-acetyltransferase camello, giving the protein MAEVQIRRYQEEDHEEVKEVFTLGMSEHIPTSCMHVLKQPLAQMFLGCVFCALLTSSMSILLPVLAVTLLLAAGRQGVNYMFTKYIQTSLEQDLNHIQQTYLDPPNACFWVAESQGRVVGTVACLPAEKDQNFLELKRMSVKKTHRGQGIAKTLCRMVADFARERGFIGVLLHTSVVQTDAQKLYEHMGYQKVSEFSAPEAIAKLTNFTLIEYQLILKQHHN; this is encoded by the coding sequence ATGGCTGAGGTGCAGATTCGCCGCTACCAAGAGGAAGACCATGAAGAAGTAAAGGAGGTTTTTACTCTCGGGATGAGCGAGCACATCCCAACGTCCTGCATGCACGTTCTCAAACAGCCCCTAGCGCAGATGTTTCTGGGATGTGTGTTTTGCGCCTTGCTGACCAGCTCAATGTCCATCCTATTACCTGTACTAGCAGTCACGCTGCTTTTGGCCGCAGGCAGGCAGGGTGTGAATTATATGTTCACCAAGTACATCCAGACCTCCCTTGAGCAAGATCTCAACCACATTCAGCAGACCTACCTGGATCCACCTAACGCCTGCTTCTGGGTGGCTGAGAGCCAGGGTCGTGTTGTGGGTACAGTAGCGTGTTTGCCTGCTGAGAAAGACCAGAACTTCCTGGAACTGAAGCGGATGTCGGTTAAAAAGACTCACCGTGGACAAGGCATCGCCAAAACGCTCTGCCGTATGGTGGCTGACTTCGCTCGTGAGCGTGGTTTTATAGGAGTACTGCTTCACACGTCGGTGGTCCAGACAGATGCACAGAAGCTCTATGAGCACATGGGATACCAGAAGGTTAGCGAATTTAGTGCTCCGGAGGCGATTGCCAAGCTGACTAATTTCACATTGATAGAGTACCAGCTCATCCTCAAACAACATCACAACTGA
- the LOC131552184 gene encoding PWWP domain-containing DNA repair factor 4-like, which yields MPVYMDSEQQCAILFEHLKALLHNCKTQLNFTNEVEFICSFLFPEAIIHGLCKLQALSWQEAEEVFLRGPTYHPSEVEEFDRVIAKRMRKEATFAYQKQDDSD from the exons ATGCCAGTCTACATGGACAGTGAGCAGCAGTGTGCCATTCTTTTTGAACACCTCAAAGCTCTGCTACACAATTGTAAAACTCAACTGAACTTCACAAATGAAGTGGAGTTCATTTGTAGTTTTCTTTTTCCTGAG GCCATCATTCATGGCCTATGTAAGCTGCAAGCATTATCCTGGCAGGAGGCTGAGGAGGTGTTCCTTCGTGGCCCTACTTATCACCCTAG tgaagTTGAGGAATTTGACCGGGTGATTGCAAAAAGAATGAGAAAAGAAGCAACATTTGCCTACCagaaa caagatgACAGTGATTAA
- the LOC131552784 gene encoding LOW QUALITY PROTEIN: probable N-acetyltransferase CML5 (The sequence of the model RefSeq protein was modified relative to this genomic sequence to represent the inferred CDS: inserted 2 bases in 1 codon), which yields MLWYQIHEYQDADYSAVRTIYSTGFREHVGTVYLLALKQPWIQAMLCRFCLLTYILSGSILTCILCVGGVMLAIRMAVQYVFEQGIQLGLREDLLDIRNSYMQPESRSCFWVAEMKGSIVGTVGILPCVEEPGAWELKRISVKXRGHGLAKALCKTALEFVARHNVKRVVLFTSMVQTDAHKLYDSIGFEKEEEFVWPSLPARLINFMVFKYAHRNSGVMSC from the exons ATGTTGTGGTATCAGATCCATGAGTATCAGGATGCAGATTACTCTGCTGTGAGGACAATATACTCCACTGGGTTCAGAGAGCATGTTGGAACTGTGTATCTTCTGGCCTTGAAGCAACCATGGATTCAAGCTATGCTGTGTAGATTCTGTCTTCTCACTTATATCCTCTCCGGCTCGATCCTGACCTGTATTTTGTGTGTCGGAGGGGTTATGCTGGCTATTCGGATGGCAGTGCAGTATGTTTTTGAGCAGGGTATTCAGCTTGGGCTCAGAGAGGATCTGCTGGACATCAGGAACTCCTACATGCAGCCTGAAAGCAGAAGCTGCTTTTGGGTCGCAGAAATGAAAGGGTCTATTGTCGGGACGGTGGGCATTTTGCCCTGTGTGGAGGAGCCAGGTGCTTGGGAACTGAAAAGGATCTCTGTGAA AAGGGGTCATGGCCTTGCGAAAGCTCTTTGTAAAACTGCTTTGGAATTTGTTGCCAGACATAATGTGAAGAGAGTGGTGCTTTTCACCTCTATGGTCCAAACTGATGCTCATAAGCTTTATGACAGCATCGGGTTTGAAAAGGAGGAGGAGTTTGTGTGGCCATCACTTCCTGCCAGGCTGATTAATTTCATGGTGTTTAAATATGCACACAGAAACAGTGGTGTCATGTCATGCTAA